The following proteins come from a genomic window of Nicotiana tomentosiformis chromosome 12, ASM39032v3, whole genome shotgun sequence:
- the LOC138903667 gene encoding uncharacterized protein, with the protein MAEYEACILGLNLAVDMNIQELLVIGDSDLLNQNESADALATMSSMIQHSDKNFINPIPVRIHNQPAYCAYVEEEADGNPWFHDIKEYLAKREYPEHANHTQKCTLRRLSNHFFQSGGIMYRRTPDLGLLRCVNAKEASKLIEEIHSGTCGPHMNGFVLAKKILRSGYFWMTMETNCIRYVQKCHQCQIHASMIQPAASNGHRFILVAIDYFTKWVEAASYKAVTKKVIADFVRDRIVCRLGVPESNITNNAANLNSDLMKSMSLYEQLALIDGKRMNAVCHGQLYQNRMSKAFNKRVKPRQFAPGQLVLKRIFPHQDEAKGKFSPNWQGPYMVHRVPTGGALILAEMDGENWPEPINSDAVKRYYVYTFLHFFI; encoded by the exons atggcagaatatgaggcttgcatattgggactcaatttggccgttgacatgaatatccaggaattactggtaattggcGATTCAGATCTGctg AATCAGAATGAGTctgcagatgcattggccactatgtcctccatgatacagcattcggacaagaatttcatcaaccccattccggtaaggattcataatcagccggCTTACTGCGCTtatgttgaagaagaagcagacgggaatccatggttccatgatatcaaagaGTACTTGGCAAAAAGAGAGTACCctgagcatgcaaatcatactcaaaaatgcacgctccgaagattgtccaaccatttcttccaaagtggagggattatgtacagaaggactccagacttaGGATTATTACGATGTGTTAACGCCAAAGAAGCTTCCAAATTGATCGAGGAGATACACTCTGGAACCTGCGGCCCACATATGAATGGTTTTGtactagccaagaagatactcagatccggatacttttggatgactatggaaacaaacTGCATCcggtatgtccagaaatgtcatcagtgccagaTACACGCATCTATGATACAG CCCgccgcttcaaacgggcacaggttcattctagtggccatcgactatttcacaaagtgggttgaagctgcatcttacaaagctgtaaccaagaaagtcatcgcagattttgtcagggatcgtattgtttgccgattAGGGGTTCCAGAATCCAACATCACtaacaatgccgccaatctcaacagtgatctaaTGAAATCCAT GAGCCTCTACGAgcaattagctctcattgacgggaaaagaatgaatgcagtgtgtcatggtcagctttatcagaacagaatgtccaaagctttcaacaaaagggtcaaacccaGACAGTTCGCACCAGGGCAGTTGGTGCTGAAacggatcttcccacatcaggatgaagccaaaggaaaattctcacccaactggcaagggcCTTATATGGTTCACAGGGTAccaacaggaggagcactcatactcgcagagatggatggagaaaATTGGCCAgagcctatcaattcagacgcagtcaaaagatactatgtctACACCTTTTTGCATTTCTTCATatga